Genomic window (Drosophila ananassae strain 14024-0371.13 chromosome 3L, ASM1763931v2, whole genome shotgun sequence):
aaaCGACACATATAAAGGCACATAAAACGACATTAAAAAAAGGCATATATCACGACATATAAAAAAGGCAGATTAAATTACATATTAAACGACATATAAAAGGACATATAAAACGACATATAAAACgacacatatatatttatatatatatacatataatctAATTCCCGCCCAgcacatacacatacatatatatttggcgCCAATTATTGCGCACCTGTGTGTGTGCCTTAACCGTTTATTCTGCAGCAACGGCATCATCACCAATTTTGGCGGCCAAGTACAGCCACGGCAAAGCATTTTGCACAAAATTAGTcaatttttggcaattttGGCGCAATTGGAAGCGTCGCACAAAAGGAGAAGCAGGAGAACCGCTATTCTATTGGGCATTTAAACGGCAGCCTATCCGGAGAGAGGTCCCATTCCTGAGCTAAGAAAGGCGGAGCGAGGAAAACGAAAGATGGCAAAGAGAGGCTTAAATAAGGGTGAGTCAAAGATCATATCATTATGTAGTACTCCCCTCACAACTTCTCTCAGCTCTCTTAATAATGATGCTCTTACTAAAGAGAAAATTGCCAAAGAGAGCAACACTAAAGAGAGCTCTAATAGAAAGAGCACTACTAAAGAGAAGAGTAGGCTCCGCCTCTGTTCTTCCTCCTCCCCTTCTTCCGTCTCTCCCAATTCTAACGGATCTGATGCGCCTCCAATGCGTACTCTCAGAAGCTCTCTTAACAATCCTAAACGCAAGCATAGAAACACTTATGATTCGGTCACTATTAACGACACCAATTCTAATGCTACCTCGCGGCCGTCCTCTAGTAGTGACTCGGCACTCTCTCCCTATTCTAAAATGAAAAAGGTAGAGAAACGGAGAAAGAAAATCCTCATGGCTCTAATTAGATCGCGGGTTGAAAGGGCTAATGCAAAGAGATTACTCTCTGCCTCTGCTGCCCGTTTGATGAGCGACCCCAAGCGTCCCGTCCCTAATGATCCGGGACCAGCCAAGTCTCCTCTTCAACCCGGACCTTCTACTACTGCTCCTTTTATTTCTACTGAAGGGGTCCCCCCTCCCCCCTCTGCTAATATTCAAGCGCCTGTCTTCAAGTGCAATTTCGCACAAAGCTacaacagggatagaaagttGAATCTGGAAATGCAGCAGCTACAGCAACTTCAACAACAGCATCAACACCAGCAACCGCagctacaacaacaaacacCTAGTGTAGCCAATAATACCATTGTTGACGACCCGATGACTGGTGTTGATGGCCCCGTTGGCAATATAGATGGCGCCAATGTCAATCCCATCTCTGTGCCAACTCTCAACGCCACTCCTACTGTACCGTCACCCTCCTCTGCTGTAGCCCGTCCTGTTGCCCCCGCCGTTTCCTTGGCCCTGGTTCCTTCCTCTACTTCGACCAATTCTACCAGCCAGTTAGCCCAATGCTACAAATGCCAAGGCTTTGGGCATTTCAAGTGGCAATGCAAGAACAACTTTTCTTGTATGAAATGCGCCGGCCCACACCCAACTCATGTTTGTAGAGGAAAGAGAATAGTCCCCGCCAAGTGCATCAACTGCAATGGGCCTCACATTAGCAGctatagaggatgccccaaATACATGGAAATTAGGCAGCAGCTATTTGGGAGTCAGCCTTCCCACTCAGATGGCTCTTCTAGACGCTATCAGGGCAGATCTCAGAGGATTAGCAGTTCTCAGGCTTCTAATGCTAACTCAAGATCAACTCCTAGGACTAATGTTAGGCAGCAAAGTAAACAGCACCAGCGCCAGCAACGTCATCAATGGcaacaccagcaccagcatcaTCAGCGTCAGTACAGACGTCAGCCAGGGCGACAGCAGCCCCCACAGAGGACAGGTAGCctcaactattggcagccaCTGCAGACTTATGACAGGAACTCTAATGGCCAGGCCAACTCTAGAAGTAGTCAGAATCCcagccagcagcaacaggaacaGCCTCAAAATAGGATTGTCAGGAATCCCTTTAGAAGAAATCAACCTAACAACTCCAATGCCTTTGGCTTAGCTAGCCGACCAAAAAACCCCGCTGAGGCTCACTTGTCCCGATTCCAGGCTAAACTTAGGGCCGAGCGAACCGGAAACTTGGCTTACGCTCGTCAGCAGCGCTCTCCTACTCAGGTCACTCCTAATGCTAATCgtggccagagccagagccttAGCCAGCAGAAGGGCAATTATGTGGAAGTCCAAAACAGCCAGGTGAACAAAATTCAGCAGAATTATGCCCAGCTCCTGAAGCTGCACATTAGGACTCAGGCCAGACTAGATAAGTTAGAGAACTTATTTAATAAACTCTTTAATAAGCTGCTAACCTCTGCGGGCATTGCTACGGCTAGGGAAGC
Coding sequences:
- the LOC123257281 gene encoding uncharacterized protein LOC123257281 isoform X2, yielding MAKRGLNKGESKIISLCSTPLTTSLSSLNNDALTKEKIAKESNTKESSNRKSTTKEKSRLRLCSSSSPSSVSPNSNGSDAPPMRTLRSSLNNPKRKHRNTYDSVTINDTNSNATSRPSSSSDSALSPYSKMKKVEKRRKKILMALIRSRVERANAKRLLSASAARLMSDPKRPVPNDPGPAKSPLQPGPSTTAPFISTEGVPPPPSANIQAPVFKCNFAQSYNRDRKLNLEMQQLQQLQQQHQHQQPQLQQQTPSVANNTIVDDPMTGVDGPVGNIDGANVNPISVPTLNATPTVPSPSSAVARPVAPAVSLALVPSSTSTNSTSQLAQCYKCQGFGHFKWQCKNNFSCMKCAGPHPTHVCRGKRIVPAKCINCNGPHISSYRGCPKYMEIRQQLFGSQPSHSDGSSRRYQGRSQRISSSQASNANSRSTPRTNVRQQSKQHQRQQRHQWQHQHQHHQRQYRRQPGRQQPPQRTGSLNYWQPLQTYDRNSNGQANSRSSQNPSQQQQEQPQNRIVRNPFRRNQPNNSNAFGLASRPKNPAEAHLSRFQAKLRAERTGNLAYARQQRSPTQVTPNANRGQSQSLSQQKGNYVEVQNSQVNKIQQNYAQLLKLHIRTQARLDKLENLFNKLFNKLLTSAGIATAREASPDAPLGKRVKRTRSHAKDHSDSMIAAGFFSGSINDSITEALFADGPLYV